TCTGGCGGGATGGGGGGGAACTTTCGGGGCCATCACGCAGGCGACGGAACAGCTTCAGAAGGAGGGTTTTTCCATCTCGAGCATTCACCTGCGTTACCTGAACCCGTTCCCTCCCAATCTGGGAGAGATTCTGGAGCGTTTTGAAACCGTCATTGTCCCCGAGTTGAACATGGGACAACTGGCCTTGCTCCTTCGCGCCCGATATCTGCTGGATGTCCGGTCAATCTGCAAGGTTCAGGCCCAGCCGTTTAAAGTTCAGGAGATCGTGGACGGCGTGAAGGAAATCATCAAAAAGACGGGAGTTTCATCATGGTCGAACCGACAGGCGGCCCTGCGCAGTTAAGCGGAGCGCCCTCATTAACAAGGAAAGATTTTGTTTCGGATCAGGACGTCCGCTGGTGTCCCGGTTGCGGCGACTACGCCATTCTCGCCACCGTTCAGCGCGTACTGCCCGAGCTGGGGGTCCCGCGCGAAAAATATGTTTTTGTCTCCGGCATCGGTTGTTCCAGCCGACTCCCTTATTATGTCAACACCTACGGCCTCCATACCATCCACGGCCGCGCGCCGGCCATCGCCACCGGCATCAAGGCGGCCAATCCCGGCCTCCATGTGTGGGTGATCACCGGCGACGGCGACGCCCTCTCCATCGGGGGCAATCACCTGATTCATGCCCTTCGCCGGAACGTGGACATCAAAATCCTTCTCTTCAACAACCGGATCTACGGCCTCACCAAGGGGCAGTATTCGCCGACTTCCGAATTGGGCAAAAAAACCAAATCGACCCCTTTCGGATCGGTGGATTATCCCATGAACCCGATCTCGCTGGCGCTGGGCGCCGGGGCAACCTTTGCGGCACGAACGGTGGACACCAACCCCAATCACATGAAGCAGGTGCTGACCCGGGCATCCCTTCACAAGGGGAGCGCCTTTGTCGAGATTTTTCAGAACTGCATCATCTACAACGACGATGCCTTCAAGTTTGTGACCGACCGGACAACGCGCGACGACAACGCGGTCATTCTCGAGCAGGGGAAACCGCTCATATTCGGAAAGGAACAAAACAGGGGGATCCGCCTGAAAGGGCTGAAACCGGAAATCGTGACCATCGGCGAAAACGGCGTCGCCGAAAAAGATCTTCTGGTCCATGACGAAACGGATCCGGACCCCTCCTATGCCTTTGTCTTGAGCCGGTTCGAGGCGCCGGATTTTCCGGTCCCCCTGGGGGTCTTCCGCGCCGTTTCCAAACCGACCTATGAGCAGATGCTTTGTCAACAGGTCAAAACGGCCGTGGAGAAGACGCCGGGGGATATCAAAAAATTGTTGCACGGGCCGGAGACATGGAGGGTGAATTAAGTGAGCAATCCGGCTTTGCCGGTTGCGAACGCGGGGTTTGGGGCCACCTGCCCGCCGGATTGGCAGGCGGGTTTGAGGCCCGAAATCCAACAACGCGAGTAGCAACAAACGGGCCGAAAGGGCCCCAAGTATTATGAAATGCCCTTATTGCGGTTACGATAATATCGCGGGCACCGATGCCTGTGAAAATTGCCTGCAGGATCTGGCCTCGCGCGACGGGATTTCGGTCCCCCGGGCGCGAATCCAAAAGGTGCTCATGAGCGACCCCATCGCCAAAGTGCCGCCGCATGAGG
This is a stretch of genomic DNA from Deltaproteobacteria bacterium. It encodes these proteins:
- a CDS encoding 2-oxoacid:ferredoxin oxidoreductase subunit beta, translated to MVEPTGGPAQLSGAPSLTRKDFVSDQDVRWCPGCGDYAILATVQRVLPELGVPREKYVFVSGIGCSSRLPYYVNTYGLHTIHGRAPAIATGIKAANPGLHVWVITGDGDALSIGGNHLIHALRRNVDIKILLFNNRIYGLTKGQYSPTSELGKKTKSTPFGSVDYPMNPISLALGAGATFAARTVDTNPNHMKQVLTRASLHKGSAFVEIFQNCIIYNDDAFKFVTDRTTRDDNAVILEQGKPLIFGKEQNRGIRLKGLKPEIVTIGENGVAEKDLLVHDETDPDPSYAFVLSRFEAPDFPVPLGVFRAVSKPTYEQMLCQQVKTAVEKTPGDIKKLLHGPETWRVN